Proteins encoded within one genomic window of Companilactobacillus sp.:
- the aroC gene encoding chorismate synthase — protein sequence MKYMTAGESHGPEEIAIIEGIPSGLHISEEDINKELARRQHGYGRGQRQVIESDTVKFLSGVRHQETLGSPITLNVHNDDHNHWASIMAPNDIETDENSVRKVMRPRPGHADLVGGMKYRHFKDLRNVLERSSARETVMRVAVGAVAKQLLKQLGIDVHGFVLNIGPAKTKLEKLENYKTLNDLREVSESFSTRTLDEETDKEMQAVIDKAKKEGNTVGGTVQVFATGVPAGLGSYVTADDKLDAKIARAIVGINAFKGVDFGGGFDNAEKFGSEVMDEIFWSEDKGFYRGSDNLGGFEGGMTTGEMIKVRGVVKPIPTLYRPMHSVDIDTHEDHKASIERSDTTAVTAAAVIAESMVAIELAKAILDKFDSDNLGRLQEQLKTYKEEIKEF from the coding sequence ATGAAATACATGACAGCAGGAGAAAGCCACGGACCAGAAGAAATCGCAATTATCGAGGGAATCCCTTCCGGATTGCACATTTCAGAAGAAGACATCAACAAAGAATTAGCTCGTCGCCAACATGGTTATGGACGTGGACAACGCCAAGTCATTGAAAGCGACACAGTCAAATTCCTATCTGGCGTTAGACATCAAGAAACGCTAGGTTCACCAATCACCTTGAACGTTCATAACGACGACCACAATCATTGGGCCAGCATCATGGCACCTAACGATATCGAAACTGATGAGAATTCAGTCAGAAAAGTTATGAGACCAAGACCAGGACATGCCGATCTCGTCGGTGGCATGAAATATCGTCACTTTAAAGATCTCAGAAATGTTTTGGAAAGATCATCAGCTCGAGAAACAGTCATGAGAGTTGCTGTTGGAGCCGTAGCTAAACAACTACTGAAACAGTTAGGCATCGACGTTCATGGATTTGTTTTAAACATTGGGCCAGCTAAAACTAAATTAGAAAAATTAGAAAATTATAAGACTTTAAATGATCTACGAGAAGTATCCGAAAGCTTTTCAACTAGAACGCTAGATGAAGAAACCGATAAAGAAATGCAAGCCGTTATCGACAAGGCAAAAAAAGAAGGTAACACCGTTGGCGGCACCGTTCAAGTTTTTGCAACTGGAGTTCCTGCCGGACTTGGTTCTTATGTAACTGCCGACGACAAACTCGATGCCAAAATTGCCCGAGCAATTGTCGGAATCAATGCGTTTAAGGGCGTTGACTTCGGAGGCGGTTTTGACAACGCTGAAAAATTTGGTAGCGAAGTGATGGATGAGATCTTCTGGTCAGAAGACAAAGGTTTCTACCGTGGCTCAGATAACTTAGGTGGTTTCGAAGGCGGCATGACTACCGGCGAAATGATCAAAGTCAGAGGAGTCGTTAAACCAATTCCAACGCTTTATCGTCCAATGCATTCAGTCGATATCGACACGCACGAGGATCACAAAGCTAGCATCGAAAGATCTGATACAACTGCAGTTACTGCCGCAGCAGTCATTGCTGAAAGCATGGTCGCAATTGAATTAGCCAAAGCTATTCTTGATAAATTCGATAGCGACAACTTAGGAAGATTACAAGAACAACTCAAAACTTACAAAGAAGAAATCAAAGAATTCTAA
- a CDS encoding heavy-metal-associated domain-containing protein, with product MARVTLQLGDLTCPSCMTKIQKAVENQKGVSDVKVMFNAAKVKANIDEDITSGDKLSDVITELGYEVKKVRVKENA from the coding sequence ATGGCAAGAGTTACATTACAATTGGGCGATTTAACTTGCCCTTCATGTATGACAAAAATTCAAAAGGCGGTTGAAAACCAAAAGGGCGTTTCTGACGTTAAGGTTATGTTCAACGCCGCAAAAGTTAAAGCAAATATCGATGAAGACATCACTAGTGGCGACAAGTTGTCAGATGTTATTACTGAACTAGGATATGAAGTTAAAAAGGTTAGAGTTAAGGAAAACGCCTAA
- a CDS encoding Crp/Fnr family transcriptional regulator, whose product MVHEHTHEDCLLLVPIFKTLPEKDLETLSQVVSEHRYQSGEFLYHAGDEADALQIIAHGQAKVFQIAPNGKEQMIRILQTGDFDGEAALFETKERASFAQALMETHVCSISRSDFQKLMVNSPELAINLVNAFGQRITQLEQQNTEVTTSNVESRLANYLLETSAGLNQTSFTLPLKKKDIATYLGTTPETISRKLTKLASDNLLENKGLRVKILDSDGLSMLI is encoded by the coding sequence ATGGTCCATGAGCATACGCATGAAGATTGTCTATTATTAGTACCAATTTTTAAAACATTGCCTGAAAAAGACTTGGAGACGTTATCGCAAGTTGTTTCGGAACATCGTTACCAAAGCGGCGAGTTTCTTTATCATGCTGGCGACGAAGCTGATGCGCTGCAAATTATCGCCCATGGACAAGCCAAGGTTTTTCAAATTGCTCCAAATGGCAAGGAACAAATGATCAGAATCTTGCAGACTGGCGATTTCGACGGTGAAGCAGCACTTTTCGAGACTAAGGAACGTGCAAGTTTTGCACAAGCCTTGATGGAAACTCACGTTTGTTCGATTTCTCGAAGTGATTTCCAAAAATTAATGGTCAATTCACCGGAATTAGCCATTAACTTGGTCAACGCCTTTGGTCAAAGGATCACGCAATTAGAGCAACAAAATACTGAGGTAACGACTTCAAACGTTGAAAGTCGTTTGGCAAATTACTTATTGGAAACCAGCGCCGGACTAAACCAGACTAGTTTTACCTTGCCATTAAAGAAGAAGGATATTGCAACTTACCTCGGAACGACACCAGAAACGATCAGTCGCAAGCTGACGAAATTGGCCAGTGACAACTTATTAGAAAATAAAGGCTTAAGGGTCAAGATCCTCGATTCAGATGGATTGTCGATGCTGATTTAA
- a CDS encoding ABC transporter substrate-binding protein, with product MNYKKLLGIIVGVLALTFTLAGCGNSSASQNGNKEYKYGSITVPAKDGSVCNAPNYIAYEKGFFKKNGIKANIVANPRDISDLEAGFASGKYDAQNGDFQYLPAIQNGAQIKAAGGIHQGCIKLLVPKDSNITSVKDLKGKTIGIPAQGSTPQYVTSIALQHAGLDPKKDVTWKVFSTDLLAKAAEKGQVDAIGTVDPYAYQAQQENGFKAIIDNNNSDGNQKMANMGMKKMGSCCYLYISNKLIQSNEPKAKAIVKSYQEAAEWINKHPEETAHIELSKGYVSKTKFINEKNVTQILKDEHFHLNLDKGKEDMNYYITQLKKAGYLKKDTNNSQLLKQAYWNPNEKN from the coding sequence ATGAATTACAAAAAATTGTTAGGAATCATCGTCGGAGTTTTAGCTCTGACCTTTACATTAGCGGGCTGCGGGAACAGTTCAGCCAGTCAAAATGGTAATAAGGAGTATAAGTATGGGTCGATAACTGTCCCTGCAAAAGACGGATCAGTTTGTAACGCACCAAACTATATTGCTTATGAAAAAGGCTTTTTTAAGAAAAATGGTATCAAGGCTAATATCGTTGCCAATCCACGTGATATCAGTGATCTAGAGGCAGGATTCGCCAGTGGCAAGTACGATGCACAAAACGGCGATTTCCAATATTTGCCAGCAATTCAAAATGGTGCCCAGATCAAGGCCGCTGGTGGTATTCACCAAGGTTGTATCAAACTTCTAGTACCAAAGGATTCAAACATCACTAGCGTAAAAGATTTGAAGGGTAAGACAATTGGTATTCCAGCTCAAGGTTCAACGCCACAATACGTTACATCTATCGCTTTGCAACACGCTGGACTAGATCCAAAGAAGGATGTTACTTGGAAAGTCTTCAGTACTGATCTGTTAGCTAAGGCTGCTGAAAAAGGCCAAGTAGACGCCATCGGTACCGTTGATCCATATGCATATCAAGCACAACAAGAAAACGGATTTAAAGCAATTATTGATAACAACAACTCGGATGGAAATCAAAAGATGGCCAACATGGGTATGAAGAAGATGGGTTCATGCTGCTACTTGTACATCTCAAATAAATTGATCCAATCTAACGAACCAAAAGCCAAAGCTATCGTGAAGTCTTATCAAGAAGCAGCCGAATGGATCAACAAGCATCCAGAAGAAACGGCTCACATTGAATTAAGCAAAGGCTACGTTTCAAAGACTAAATTCATTAATGAAAAAAATGTTACTCAGATCTTAAAAGACGAGCATTTCCACTTGAACTTGGATAAGGGTAAAGAAGATATGAACTACTACATTACCCAATTGAAGAAGGCTGGTTATTTGAAGAAAGATACCAACAATTCACAATTGCTCAAACAAGCATATTGGAATCCAAATGAGAAAAATTAG
- a CDS encoding ABC transporter permease: protein MLESVTSSNKDIPESPNEETNQTTYWKSFSQTWNVISLLTVVVAFLENLFVPAQEFVNNRAYTWFLIAYFAYLVIVYGIGTFVHGKIRLYSGHFAQLNASIGILLIVQDLLTEKFAVIKLPFFASFAQILDQMWTDHALLWASTWSSLGLWLISFVIGTVIGVILGLFMGRYRQFNYWAFPYLKVIGIIPAAAWMPLTMVIFPTSYMAEIFLIAFAVWFPVAFMTIGGVQSISSDYFESAKTLGFSESQILRKVVIPGALPNIFIGIYTAMGLSFTMLVISEMIGAKVGLGWYINWAKGVGNYTQVYAAIVIMAILFSVIFSLLNKIQGYVLRWRDQSN, encoded by the coding sequence ATGCTAGAGTCTGTCACATCATCAAATAAGGACATTCCTGAATCACCAAATGAAGAGACAAATCAAACGACTTACTGGAAGTCATTCAGCCAAACTTGGAACGTCATCAGTTTGCTAACAGTCGTCGTCGCTTTTTTAGAAAATTTATTTGTACCGGCACAAGAATTCGTTAATAATCGTGCCTACACTTGGTTTTTGATCGCATATTTTGCGTATTTAGTAATTGTGTACGGAATTGGGACCTTCGTTCATGGAAAAATTCGTCTGTACAGCGGCCACTTTGCCCAGCTGAACGCATCGATTGGAATATTATTGATCGTTCAAGATTTACTCACTGAAAAATTTGCCGTGATCAAGTTGCCATTTTTCGCTAGTTTCGCTCAGATCCTCGACCAAATGTGGACTGACCATGCACTATTGTGGGCATCCACTTGGTCTTCCTTAGGATTGTGGCTGATCAGTTTCGTTATCGGAACTGTTATCGGTGTAATCCTCGGATTATTCATGGGACGTTATCGTCAATTCAACTACTGGGCTTTTCCATATTTAAAGGTAATTGGTATTATTCCAGCTGCCGCTTGGATGCCACTAACAATGGTGATTTTCCCAACTAGTTATATGGCTGAAATTTTCTTGATAGCCTTTGCCGTCTGGTTCCCAGTCGCATTTATGACTATCGGTGGCGTTCAAAGTATTTCCAGCGATTACTTTGAGTCAGCCAAAACGCTAGGTTTTTCAGAGTCGCAAATTTTGCGCAAAGTCGTGATCCCTGGGGCCTTGCCAAATATCTTTATCGGAATTTATACAGCCATGGGCTTGTCATTTACGATGTTAGTAATTTCTGAAATGATCGGCGCCAAAGTTGGTTTAGGCTGGTACATCAACTGGGCCAAAGGTGTCGGAAACTATACGCAAGTCTATGCCGCTATCGTCATCATGGCGATCTTATTCTCAGTCATTTTTAGTTTATTAAACAAAATTCAAGGCTACGTCCTACGTTGGCGCGACCAGTCTAATTAG
- a CDS encoding ABC transporter ATP-binding protein — MVQLDIANVDRILHDNNGQKINVLQDINLNVGSGEFISIIGPSGCGKTTLLRLISGLDTPEHGQVTVDDKLVTQPDVSRGYVFQHGSLFPWETIRENISSGLKATHGKNYDRDLVDQYIDLMGLKGFENAYPHQVSGGMAQRAALARSIVLKPELLLLDEPMGALDAFTRADVQDVIQRVWKKTQTTMILVTHDIDEAIYLGTRIVVMTPRPGKIKEIVENPLDFPRERTSDEFLQFRREIQDKLNFGVTE, encoded by the coding sequence ATGGTTCAACTAGATATTGCAAACGTCGACCGAATTTTGCACGACAATAATGGTCAAAAAATCAACGTGCTGCAAGATATTAATTTAAACGTTGGCTCAGGCGAGTTCATCTCGATCATCGGACCATCAGGCTGTGGCAAAACTACATTGTTGAGACTCATCTCAGGACTGGATACTCCTGAACATGGGCAGGTCACGGTAGACGACAAACTTGTCACTCAGCCAGATGTTTCAAGAGGATATGTTTTTCAGCACGGAAGTTTGTTCCCTTGGGAAACGATCAGAGAAAATATCAGCTCTGGTTTAAAAGCAACTCATGGAAAAAATTATGACCGTGATTTAGTCGACCAATATATCGACTTAATGGGACTAAAAGGGTTCGAGAATGCTTATCCTCATCAAGTCTCAGGTGGTATGGCACAACGTGCAGCTTTGGCAAGATCAATTGTCTTGAAACCCGAGTTATTGCTCTTAGACGAGCCAATGGGAGCTCTGGACGCATTTACACGAGCAGATGTCCAGGATGTTATTCAACGAGTTTGGAAAAAGACTCAGACAACGATGATCTTGGTTACCCACGATATTGATGAAGCAATTTATTTAGGAACTAGGATCGTTGTTATGACGCCTAGACCTGGAAAAATCAAAGAGATAGTGGAGAATCCGCTCGATTTTCCTCGAGAAAGAACTAGCGATGAATTTTTACAATTTAGACGTGAGATCCAAGACAAGTTGAATTTTGGCGTCACTGAATAA